From Coffea arabica cultivar ET-39 chromosome 2e, Coffea Arabica ET-39 HiFi, whole genome shotgun sequence, the proteins below share one genomic window:
- the LOC113731133 gene encoding GDSL esterase/lipase At5g45670-like, with product MAMALRGGELKKFLVGCLLLVVLVLNLDNGVYGEPQVPCYFIFGDSLVDNGNNNNINSLAKANYLPYGVDYPGGPSGRFSNGKTTVDVIAELLGFEDPIPPYAEVSGQEILKGVNYASAAAGIREETGQQLGARISFTAQVNNYKNTVSQMVNILGDENSAADYLSKCIYSIGVGSNDYLNNYFMPLYYSSSRQFSPEQYSQVLIEQYTEQIRTLYDFGARRFALIGVGQIGCSPNALAQNSPDGTACVQRINSANQIFNNGLRGLVDQFNNDRSNAKFVYINAYGIFQDLINNPSAFGFRVTNAGCCGVGRNNGQITCLPFQTPCANRDEYLFWDAFHPSEAANIIVGRRSYRAEKQSDAYPVDISRLAQL from the exons ATGGCAATGGCCCTAAGGGGTGGTGAGCTGAAAAAATTCTTGGTGGGGTGTCTGTTGTTGGTGGTGTTGGTGCTAAATCTTGATAATGGAGTCTACGGAGAACCCCAAGTTCCTTGCTACTTCATTTTTGGTGATTCACTTGTAGACAATGGCAATAACAATAATATCAACTCCCTAGCCAAAGCTAATTATTTGCCTTATGGAGTTGATTATCCTGGTGGACCAAGTGGAAGGTTTTCCAATGGAAAAACCACTGTTGATGTTATAG CGGAGCTGTTAGGGTTCGAGGATCCTATTCCACCCTATGCAGAAGTTAGTGGCCAAGAGATATTAAAGGGTGTAAATTATGCATCTGCAGCTGCTGGGATTAGAGAAGAAACTGGCCAACAACTG GGTGCAAGGATTAGTTTTACAGCACAAGTGAACAACTACAAGAATACAGTCTCGCAAATGGTAAATATTCTTGGAGATGAAAATTCTGCTGCAGATTACCTAAGCAAATGCATATATTCAATTGGAGTTGGCAGCAATGACTACCTTAACAACTATTTCATGCCTCTCTACTACTCAAGTAGTAGGCAATTTTCACCTGAACAATATTCTCAGGTCCTTATAGAACAATATACTGAACAAATAAGG ACGCTTTATGATTTTGGAGCAAGGAGGTTTGCCTTGATCGGAGTGGGTCAGATTGGATGTAGTCCAAATGCATTGGCCCAAAATAGCCCTGATGGTACAGCTTGTGTCCAGAGGATTAACTCCGCAaatcaaatattcaataatGGACTCAGGGGATTGGTGGACCAATTCAACAACGACCGAAGTAACGCAAAGTTTGTCTACATCAATGCTTATGGCATTTTCCAGGATTTAATTAACAATCCCTCAGCTTTTG GTTTTAGGGTGACAAATGCAGGGTGCTGTGGTGTTGGAAGAAACAATGGCCAAATAACTTGTCTTCCTTTCCAAACTCCATGTGCAAATAGAGATGAGTATTTGTTTTGGGATGCTTTTCATCCATCTGAAGCTGCAAATATTATTGTTGGAAGAAGATCGTACAGAGCTGAAAAGCAATCTGATGCGTACCCCGTGGATATTAGTCGCTTAGCTCAACTGTGA
- the LOC113731137 gene encoding nonsense-mediated mRNA decay factor SMG7-like, whose amino-acid sequence MKLSKCQFACHRFLICLGDLARYGELCKKQDASKWSVAFTYYLEASRIWPASGNPHNQLALLATYVGDAFLALYHCTRSLAVKEPFPDAWNNLMLLFEENGSSHLSSLSSETHIDLLKPFEKVSLQAAPQSLTGSSNKSNLETNNIFSTAKTELWPLFVRLISFFLGRSR is encoded by the exons ATGAAATTGAGCAAGTGTCAGTTTGCATGCCACCGCTTTCTAATATGTCTTGGGGATCTTGCTAGATATGGCGAGCTTTGTAAGAAACAGGATGCTTCTAAATGGTCGGTTGCGTTTACTTACTACTTAGAAGCAAGCAGGATATGGCCAGCTAGCGGGAATCCCCATAATCAA CTGGCACTGTTAGCAACATATGTTGGCGATGCTTTCCTGGCATTGTACCACTGCACGAGAAGTTTAGCTGTTAAAGAACCTTTCCCTGATGCATGGAATAACCTTATGCTACTCTTTGAAGAG AACGGGTCATCCCATCTGTCTTCACTTTCCAGTGAGACACACATCGATTTGTTAAAGCCATTTGAAAAAGTCTCCTTGCAGGCCGCACCACAGTCTCTCACTGGATCTTCAAATAAGAGTAACTTGGAAACTAACAACATCTTTTCTACTGCAAAAACTGAACTCTGGCCCCTCTTTGTGAGATTGATAAGTTTTTTCCTTGGGAGATCCAGGTAA
- the LOC113731136 gene encoding GDSL esterase/lipase At1g29660-like encodes MRGECKKLSLVFVAVLVLLLNVENGVLAQPQVPCYFIFGDSLVDNGNNNNLNSLAKANYLPYGIDFPRGPTGRFSNGKTTVDVITEELGFDRYIPPYSRVRGQDILRGVNYASAAAGIREETGRQLGQRISFSGQVRNYINTVRAIVNILGDENAAADYLSQCIFSVGLGSNDYLNNYFMPLIYPTSRQYTPEQYAQVLIQQYAEQIRIMYNYGARKLVLLGVGQIGCSPNALAQNSPDGRTCVARINNANQLFNNQLKALVDTLNNQFTDARFIYIDAYGIFQDILNSPSSYGFTVVNVGCCGVGRNNGQITCLPLQTPCRNRNQYLFWDAFHPTEAGNTIVGRRAYRAQKSSDAYPIDISRLAQL; translated from the exons ATGAGGGGTGAATGCAAGAAGTTGTCCTTGGTGTTTGTAGCGGTGTTGGTGCTGCTGCTGAATGTTGAGAATGGGGTATTGGCACAACCCCAAGTCCCATGTTACTTCATTTTTGGTGATTCCCTAGTGGACAATGGTAACAACAACAACCTCAACTCCTTGGCTAAAGCTAATTACTTGCCTTATGGAATTGATTTTCCCCGCGGACCAACGGGAAGGTTTTCTAATGGGAAAACCACGGTAGATGTCATAA CTGAGGAATTGGGCTTCGACCGTTATATTCCACCTTATTCAAGAGTTCGTGGCCAAGACATACTTAGAGGAGTAAATTATGCTTCTGCAGCTGCTGGAATTAGAGAGGAAACTGGAAGGCAGTTG GGTCAAAGGATAAGCTTTTCTGGACAAGTGAGGAACTACATAAACACAGTGAGAGCAATTGTGAACATACTGGGAGATGAAAATGCTGCTGCAGATTACCTAAGCCAGTGCATATTTTCAGTTGGACTCGGAAGCAATGACTACCTCAACAATTATTTCATGCCTCTTATATACCCAACTAGCAGGCAGTATACACCTGAGCAATATGCTCAGGTTCTTATTCAACAGTATGCTGAGCAAATAAGG ATAATGTACAACTACGGAGCAAGGAAGCTTGTTCTACTTGGAGTGGGTCAAattggctgcagcccaaatgcATTGGCCCAAAATAGCCCAGATGGAAGGACCTGTGTAGCAAGAATCAATAATGCCAATCAGTTGTTCAATAACCAACTCAAGGCATTGGTGGACACCTTGAACAACCAGTTCACTGATGCAAGATTTATCTACATCGATGCTTATGGCATTTTCCAGGATATACTCAACAGTCCCTCTTCTTATG GTTTCACTGTCGTAAATGTTGGGTGCTGTGGTGTTGGAAGAAACAATGGCCAAATAACATGTCTTCCTTTACAAACTCCATGTCGAAATAGAAATCAATATCTGTTTTGGGATGCTTTTCATCCAACTGAAGCTGGCAATACCATAGTTGGAAGAAGAGCGTACAGGGCTCAAAAGTCATCAGATGCATATCCAATTGACATAAGTCGCTTAGCTCAACTTTGA